The proteins below are encoded in one region of Aquisphaera giovannonii:
- a CDS encoding GGDEF domain-containing response regulator, producing the protein MKILVAEDQATAALFLRRTLERMGHEVEVTPDGEAAWEALGRGEASVLISDWMMPRLDGPGLCRRIRSAGGDRYIYIILVTARGAREDRLLGLQAGADDFLTKPPDPDELTVRLQIAERILAVHGELARRNAQLAELAAVDALTGVKNRRRFEQDAELLLSQARRLGRPLSLVMLDVDHFKAYNDAFGHQAGDEVLRRVGACLLRWVREQDVVARYGGEEFAAILPGASSDDAATAADRLRAAIKAGPWSHRPVTASFGVATADPAGSCTIVDLVREADRALYNSKRSGRDKVSRAPAPDSRADPCPDARSTVKDERLAVGHSAASIRLSPAGGGA; encoded by the coding sequence ATGAAGATCTTGGTCGCCGAAGACCAGGCGACGGCGGCCCTGTTCCTGAGGCGCACCCTGGAACGGATGGGCCACGAAGTCGAGGTGACCCCCGACGGCGAGGCCGCCTGGGAAGCCCTGGGACGCGGCGAGGCGAGCGTCCTGATCTCGGACTGGATGATGCCTCGCCTCGACGGGCCGGGCCTCTGCCGGCGCATCCGCTCGGCCGGCGGCGATCGCTACATCTACATCATCCTCGTGACCGCCCGCGGCGCCCGCGAGGACCGGCTCCTGGGCCTGCAGGCCGGGGCCGACGACTTCCTGACCAAGCCCCCCGATCCGGACGAGCTGACCGTCCGCCTCCAGATCGCCGAGCGGATCCTGGCCGTGCACGGGGAACTCGCCCGGCGCAATGCGCAGCTCGCGGAGCTCGCCGCCGTCGACGCGCTGACCGGCGTCAAGAACCGCCGCCGCTTCGAGCAGGACGCGGAACTCCTCCTGTCCCAGGCACGCCGGCTCGGCCGGCCGCTGTCGCTGGTCATGCTGGACGTCGACCACTTCAAGGCATACAACGACGCCTTCGGGCACCAGGCCGGCGACGAGGTGCTCCGACGCGTCGGCGCCTGCCTGCTCCGCTGGGTCCGCGAGCAGGACGTCGTCGCCCGCTACGGCGGCGAGGAGTTCGCCGCCATCCTGCCGGGGGCCAGCTCGGACGACGCCGCGACCGCGGCGGACCGGTTGAGGGCGGCCATCAAGGCAGGCCCCTGGTCCCATCGGCCGGTGACGGCCAGTTTCGGCGTCGCCACGGCCGATCCGGCCGGATCCTGCACCATCGTCGACCTGGTACGCGAGGCCGACCGCGCGCTGTACAACTCGAAGAGGTCCGGGCGAGACAAGGTTTCCCGCGCCCCCGCGCCCGATAGCCGGGCCGATCCATGCCCGGACGCGAGGTCAACGGTGAAAGACGAACGGCTTGCGGTCGGCCACTCCGCCGCCTCGATCCGCCTGAGCCCCGCCGGCGGCGGGGCCTAG
- a CDS encoding PAS domain S-box protein produces MIDPKEPSVTSAGPEARARGVALLDGHLRDGYRRSDRLFAALLMYQWLAAIAAALWLSPYTWFGDVSRIHVHLWAAAFGGGVIVSLPVALALRRPGRASTRQAVALAQMLMGAMLIHLAGGRIEAHFHVLVSLAFLALYRDWRVLATATVVVVVDHYWRGRYWPASIFGDPGAASWRWAEHTAWILFEDVVLIFGCVQSRRELAEVSFRQAESEAIRARVGRLVEVRTAELERTNAALQAEVAERRRAEGEALERHRFVEGLAEAIPSILYLYDLRARRNVWTNGQVTQVLGYTPEQVRSMSGGELDGLVHPDDAARLAIGEEGGRFGALRDGEVAEAEFRMRRPDGSWRWLRAREMVFLRDDAGRPLQILGAADDVTERKRTEDTFRVLFEKSSDAHLLFGEEEGVIDCNEAAVRMLRCRDKAEIIGSHPARFSPELQPDGRASMEKCREMDSRARREGSHRFDWWHLRADGEAFPCEVTLTPVEVAGRAVLLVVWHDLTDRLRAGEALRLSEERFRGAFDAAAVGMALVSPEGRWLGVNRTLCEIIGYSEAELLATDFQALTHPDDLDADLAQVGRALAGEIGSYSLQKRYRHKEGRTVWVVLSVSLVRDAGGRPLHFVSMIEDVTPRRRAEEALRESERRFRELADNAPVVILMGDRAAGFTFVNQTGLDFLGLSEGTPVGRALDGRIHPDDRPRLEEDHGRVISQRTPLEAEYRLRHADGGFRWLAFRSIPRLLDDGTTIGYLTCCVDVTARKEAEASLLRAKEEAEAAARAKGEFLANMSHEIRTPMNGILGMTELALATELTPRQREYLMLARSSAESLLTIIDDILDFSKIEAGKLTLDPAPFALREALEEALRVMALRAHAKGIELACRIDPEVPDSLVGDAGRLRQVLINLVGNAVKFTERGEVVLRAGLEEAGDEDVTVRFDVSDTGIGIPPEKVGAIFAPFEQADGSTTRRFGGTGLGLTISANLVAMMGGTLRVESEPGRGSTFHFTSRLGRQPEASGAPAAPRPTTLEGRKVLVVDDNATNRMILEELMGRWGVRIASADRGHAGLAALRAAADRGEPFDAALIDGMMPEMDGLDLAARIRADGSIADTPLLLLTSAGRPDDDRHRTLGVSAFLVKPVRQSDLMDSLMNALATGPDPDPAPPPAEPGITPTQHPGGPRLRVLLAEDHLVNQKVAVWMLEDLGHDVEVVPDGRMALAALAARTFDVVLMDIQMPEMDGLEAIRAIRDGEKASGRHQHVIALTAHAMEGDLERCAAAGFDGYLAKPVRQAELRMALAGRGADAGPGPRPPGPIVGRLLENCGNDAGFARELADSFLDSAPGCLEALEEAVRSGDAPAAASHAHSLKGISATVGADELAAACLAVEEAGRRGEAAAAAVGLPSVRHGWERARDAFERLQGTGT; encoded by the coding sequence GTGATTGACCCGAAAGAGCCTTCGGTGACGTCGGCCGGCCCGGAGGCTCGGGCGAGGGGGGTCGCGCTCCTGGACGGCCACCTGCGGGACGGCTACCGGCGGTCCGACCGCCTGTTCGCCGCCCTCCTGATGTACCAGTGGCTGGCGGCGATCGCGGCCGCACTCTGGCTGTCCCCGTACACCTGGTTCGGGGACGTCTCGCGGATTCACGTCCACCTCTGGGCCGCGGCCTTCGGCGGCGGCGTCATCGTCAGCCTCCCCGTGGCCCTCGCCCTGCGTCGCCCGGGTCGCGCGTCGACGCGGCAGGCCGTCGCCCTGGCCCAGATGCTCATGGGCGCGATGCTGATCCATCTCGCCGGCGGGCGTATCGAGGCCCACTTCCACGTCCTCGTCTCGCTGGCCTTCCTGGCCCTCTACCGCGACTGGCGCGTGCTGGCGACCGCCACCGTCGTCGTGGTCGTGGACCATTACTGGCGCGGCCGTTACTGGCCGGCCTCGATCTTCGGCGACCCGGGGGCGGCGTCGTGGCGATGGGCGGAGCACACCGCGTGGATCCTCTTCGAGGACGTCGTCCTGATCTTCGGCTGCGTGCAATCCCGCCGCGAACTGGCCGAGGTCTCCTTCCGCCAGGCCGAGTCGGAGGCCATCCGGGCGAGGGTGGGGCGGCTGGTCGAGGTGAGGACCGCCGAGCTGGAGCGGACCAATGCCGCCCTGCAGGCCGAGGTCGCCGAGCGGAGGAGGGCCGAGGGGGAGGCCCTCGAGCGCCACCGGTTCGTGGAGGGCCTCGCGGAGGCCATACCCTCGATACTCTACCTGTATGACCTCCGCGCCCGGCGAAACGTCTGGACCAACGGGCAGGTCACCCAGGTGCTCGGCTACACTCCGGAACAGGTCCGCTCCATGTCCGGGGGCGAGCTCGACGGCCTGGTCCATCCGGACGACGCCGCCCGCCTGGCCATCGGCGAGGAAGGCGGCCGCTTCGGCGCCCTGCGCGACGGGGAGGTGGCCGAGGCGGAGTTCCGCATGCGTCGTCCCGACGGCTCCTGGCGCTGGCTCCGGGCCCGCGAGATGGTCTTCCTCCGCGACGACGCCGGCCGCCCCTTACAAATCCTGGGCGCCGCCGACGACGTCACCGAGCGCAAGCGGACCGAGGATACCTTCCGCGTGCTCTTCGAGAAGTCGTCCGACGCCCACCTCCTGTTCGGGGAGGAAGAGGGCGTCATCGACTGCAACGAGGCCGCCGTCCGGATGCTCCGCTGCCGCGACAAGGCGGAGATCATCGGCTCCCACCCGGCCAGGTTCTCGCCCGAGCTCCAGCCGGATGGGCGCGCCTCCATGGAGAAGTGCCGGGAGATGGATTCTCGGGCCCGCCGCGAGGGCTCCCACAGGTTCGACTGGTGGCATCTCCGCGCCGACGGAGAGGCCTTCCCCTGCGAGGTCACGCTCACCCCGGTCGAGGTCGCCGGGCGGGCCGTCCTGCTGGTCGTGTGGCACGACCTGACCGATCGGCTGCGGGCCGGCGAGGCGCTCCGCCTGAGCGAGGAGCGGTTCCGCGGCGCCTTCGACGCCGCGGCCGTCGGCATGGCCCTGGTGTCGCCGGAGGGGAGGTGGCTCGGCGTCAATCGCACGCTCTGCGAGATCATCGGCTACTCCGAGGCCGAGCTCCTGGCGACGGACTTCCAGGCGCTCACCCACCCGGACGACCTGGACGCCGACCTCGCGCAGGTGGGCCGGGCGCTCGCCGGCGAGATCGGCTCCTACAGCCTGCAGAAGCGCTACAGGCACAAGGAAGGCCGCACGGTCTGGGTCGTCCTGAGCGTCTCGCTGGTCCGGGACGCCGGCGGACGCCCCCTGCACTTCGTCTCCATGATCGAGGACGTGACGCCGCGGAGGCGTGCCGAGGAGGCGCTCCGCGAGAGCGAGAGGCGCTTCCGCGAGCTGGCCGACAACGCCCCGGTCGTGATCCTGATGGGGGATCGCGCGGCCGGATTCACCTTCGTCAACCAGACGGGCCTGGACTTCCTGGGCCTGTCCGAGGGCACGCCGGTCGGCCGCGCCCTCGACGGGCGGATACACCCCGACGACCGGCCCCGCCTCGAGGAGGATCACGGGCGCGTCATCTCGCAACGGACGCCCCTGGAGGCCGAGTACCGCCTCCGCCACGCCGACGGAGGGTTCCGCTGGCTGGCGTTCAGGAGCATCCCGCGGCTCCTGGATGACGGCACGACGATCGGCTACCTCACGTGCTGCGTGGACGTGACGGCCCGCAAGGAAGCCGAGGCCTCGCTCCTGCGAGCCAAGGAGGAGGCCGAGGCGGCCGCCCGGGCGAAGGGCGAGTTCCTCGCCAACATGAGCCACGAGATCCGCACGCCGATGAACGGCATCCTCGGCATGACGGAGCTGGCGCTGGCCACCGAGCTGACGCCCCGGCAGCGCGAATACCTGATGCTCGCACGGTCGTCCGCCGAGTCCCTGCTGACCATCATCGACGACATCCTCGACTTCTCGAAGATCGAGGCGGGCAAGCTGACCCTCGACCCGGCGCCGTTCGCGCTCCGGGAGGCCCTGGAGGAGGCCCTCAGGGTCATGGCCCTGAGGGCGCACGCCAAGGGGATTGAGCTGGCCTGCCGCATCGACCCCGAGGTGCCGGACTCCCTCGTCGGCGACGCCGGGAGGCTGCGCCAGGTCCTGATCAATCTCGTGGGCAACGCGGTCAAGTTCACGGAGCGGGGGGAGGTCGTGCTCCGGGCCGGCCTGGAGGAAGCGGGGGATGAGGACGTCACGGTCCGCTTCGACGTCTCGGACACGGGGATCGGCATCCCGCCGGAGAAGGTCGGGGCGATCTTCGCCCCCTTCGAGCAGGCCGACGGCTCGACCACGCGCCGCTTCGGGGGGACGGGCCTGGGCCTGACGATCTCCGCCAACCTGGTGGCGATGATGGGCGGGACGCTGCGGGTCGAGAGCGAGCCCGGCCGGGGCAGCACGTTCCACTTCACGTCCCGCCTCGGGCGGCAGCCCGAGGCATCGGGGGCCCCCGCCGCCCCCCGGCCGACGACCCTGGAGGGGCGGAAGGTCCTCGTCGTGGACGACAATGCCACGAACCGGATGATCCTCGAGGAGCTCATGGGCCGATGGGGCGTCCGCATCGCCTCGGCGGACAGGGGCCACGCCGGGCTGGCCGCCCTGCGGGCCGCCGCGGACCGGGGAGAGCCGTTCGACGCCGCCCTGATCGACGGCATGATGCCCGAGATGGACGGCCTGGACCTCGCGGCCCGGATCCGGGCCGACGGCTCGATCGCCGACACGCCGCTGCTGCTCCTGACCTCCGCCGGCCGGCCGGACGATGACCGGCACCGAACGTTGGGCGTCTCCGCCTTCCTGGTGAAGCCCGTGCGACAATCCGACCTCATGGACTCCCTCATGAATGCCCTCGCGACGGGGCCCGACCCCGACCCGGCACCGCCGCCCGCCGAGCCGGGGATCACCCCGACGCAGCACCCGGGCGGGCCGAGGCTGCGCGTCCTCCTGGCCGAGGACCACCTCGTCAACCAGAAGGTCGCGGTCTGGATGCTCGAAGACCTCGGTCACGACGTGGAGGTCGTGCCCGATGGCCGGATGGCCCTGGCGGCCCTCGCGGCCCGGACCTTCGACGTGGTGCTGATGGACATCCAGATGCCGGAGATGGACGGCCTGGAGGCGATCCGGGCCATCCGGGACGGGGAGAAGGCGTCCGGGCGGCATCAGCATGTGATCGCGCTGACGGCCCACGCGATGGAGGGGGACCTCGAGCGGTGCGCGGCGGCGGGCTTCGACGGCTATCTCGCCAAGCCGGTACGCCAGGCCGAGCTGAGGATGGCGCTGGCCGGGCGCGGGGCCGACGCGGGCCCCGGGCCCCGCCCGCCCGGCCCGATCGTCGGCCGCCTGCTGGAGAACTGCGGCAACGACGCGGGCTTCGCCCGCGAGCTGGCCGACTCCTTCCTCGACTCGGCCCCCGGCTGCCTGGAGGCGCTGGAGGAGGCCGTCCGCAGCGGGGATGCCCCCGCCGCGGCGTCCCACGCGCACAGCCTCAAGGGGATCTCGGCCACCGTCGGCGCCGACGAGCTCGCCGCCGCCTGCCTGGCCGTCGAGGAGGCGGGGCGCCGCGGCGAGGCGGCGGCGGCGGCGGTCGGCCTGCCCTCGGTGCGGCACGGATGGGAGAGGGCCCGGGATGCATTCGAACGACTCCAGGGGACAGGCACATGA
- a CDS encoding RedB protein, translating to MTLNPHAVRPGGAGSPPGRWPAGTAIRVDPGRPNVLIFLHPLCPCSRATVDELTGALGRAEGRPAVDFVLVRHPSLLGEAGRGIDPRAAALQGCRIWDDLDGAEARRFGVETSGRVLAYDAQGRLAFSGGVTPSRGHRGGNEGLDSVVAFVSSGRATSPSHAVYGCPLASPSKPSCRAQAAGTGRRD from the coding sequence ATGACTCTCAACCCCCACGCCGTCCGGCCGGGAGGCGCGGGCTCGCCGCCGGGTCGCTGGCCGGCCGGGACTGCGATCCGCGTCGACCCGGGGAGGCCGAACGTCCTCATCTTCCTCCATCCGCTCTGCCCGTGCTCCCGGGCGACCGTCGACGAGCTGACGGGGGCCCTTGGCCGGGCCGAAGGCCGGCCGGCCGTCGATTTCGTCCTGGTCAGGCATCCTTCGCTGCTCGGCGAGGCGGGCCGAGGCATCGACCCGCGGGCGGCCGCCCTCCAGGGGTGTCGCATCTGGGACGACCTCGATGGGGCGGAGGCCCGGCGATTCGGCGTCGAGACCTCCGGCCGCGTCCTCGCCTACGACGCGCAAGGCCGGCTGGCCTTCAGCGGCGGGGTCACGCCGTCCCGGGGCCACCGCGGTGGCAACGAGGGGCTGGACTCGGTCGTGGCCTTCGTCAGCTCCGGCCGGGCCACCTCCCCATCGCACGCAGTCTACGGCTGCCCGCTGGCATCGCCGTCGAAGCCATCGTGCCGTGCCCAAGCCGCAGGGACCGGCCGCCGTGATTGA
- a CDS encoding glycosyltransferase, with product MTVVICTHNARPDWLRRVVDSIREQTLPRDRWELLVVDNHSARPILEEVDLSWHPAARGIEEGRLGLTNARLRAISESRGDILVFVDDDNVLDPNYLEEASRIAARWPQIGAWSGRVDPEYEAEVPPWCRRYVRHLAIRVPEHEAWTNVFDVEAATPYGAGMCVRRSVALAYLEAVESEPLHRSLDRVGDELMGCGDIDIGMKCYSMGLGTGVFPELRLTHLIPAGRLTEEYMCRLAEGNGYSRTLMLHIHGLWPPEGLDFRLLARLRWLAALRLARPHRRIVHSLIRGQLRAARDIEAAARAAVRRPDGPVTRHSSPPLDGCTSLQMPQPGKKR from the coding sequence ATGACGGTCGTGATCTGTACTCACAATGCCAGGCCGGACTGGCTGCGACGCGTCGTCGATTCCATCCGCGAGCAGACGCTCCCACGCGACCGTTGGGAACTCCTCGTCGTCGACAATCATTCCGCCCGGCCGATCCTCGAGGAAGTGGACCTGTCCTGGCACCCGGCCGCGAGGGGCATCGAGGAGGGCCGGCTCGGCCTGACCAACGCCAGGCTCCGGGCCATCTCGGAGTCTCGCGGCGACATCCTGGTGTTCGTGGACGACGACAATGTCCTGGATCCGAATTATCTCGAGGAGGCGTCGCGCATCGCCGCGCGATGGCCGCAAATCGGGGCCTGGAGCGGCCGCGTCGATCCGGAATACGAAGCCGAGGTGCCGCCCTGGTGCCGGCGGTATGTCCGACACCTCGCCATTCGCGTCCCCGAACACGAAGCCTGGACGAACGTCTTCGACGTCGAGGCGGCCACGCCTTACGGGGCGGGTATGTGCGTGCGGCGGTCCGTCGCTCTGGCCTACTTGGAGGCCGTGGAATCCGAGCCTCTGCACCGATCCCTGGATCGGGTCGGCGATGAGCTGATGGGTTGCGGCGACATCGACATCGGAATGAAGTGTTATTCCATGGGACTCGGCACCGGGGTCTTCCCCGAACTCCGACTCACGCACCTGATCCCCGCCGGGCGTCTCACCGAAGAGTACATGTGCCGGCTCGCGGAAGGGAACGGCTACTCCCGGACCCTGATGCTCCACATCCACGGTCTGTGGCCCCCCGAAGGGCTCGATTTCAGGCTCCTTGCACGCCTCCGATGGCTCGCCGCCCTGCGGCTGGCGCGCCCTCATCGCCGGATCGTCCATTCCCTCATCCGCGGCCAATTGAGGGCGGCCCGGGACATCGAGGCGGCAGCTCGGGCCGCGGTCCGCCGACCGGACGGGCCGGTAACTCGCCATTCGTCGCCACCCCTAGATGGATGCACTTCCTTGCAGATGCCCCAACCCGGGAAGAAGCGGTAG
- a CDS encoding glycosyltransferase family 2 protein yields the protein MVCVSCIVIFYQAGKYLREAIASVFAQRYESWELILVDDGSTDVGTALALACAAEHPDRVRYVQHEGHANRGMSASRNAGVAASRGEFVAFLDADDVWLPEKLASQVEILRDRPEAMMVYDAARYWYPRPGATVEGEYGRLRRLGFPPGTLVHPPDLVPLFLGDESETPGTCSVLLRRSAFDRIGGFVESFRGMYEDQAFFYKLCLELPVYLSGEVTSLYRQHPDSACHVAVRENVYDPHGRSLSQDVFLDWLAAYVADRLRSRDAPARHLPDAVKDELLCRLGFAPFHRFRRLLRKAARRAPLWRRIRARLSRFRDKVV from the coding sequence ATGGTCTGCGTCAGTTGTATCGTCATCTTCTATCAGGCCGGGAAGTACCTGCGCGAGGCGATCGCGAGCGTCTTCGCCCAGCGATACGAGAGCTGGGAGTTGATCCTCGTCGATGACGGGTCCACGGACGTCGGCACCGCCCTGGCCCTCGCCTGCGCGGCGGAGCATCCGGACCGCGTCCGCTACGTGCAGCATGAGGGCCACGCGAACCGCGGGATGAGCGCCTCGCGGAATGCGGGCGTTGCGGCCTCTCGGGGCGAATTCGTGGCGTTCCTGGACGCGGACGACGTGTGGCTGCCGGAGAAGCTCGCGAGCCAGGTCGAGATCCTTCGCGACAGGCCCGAAGCGATGATGGTCTACGACGCGGCGAGATATTGGTACCCGCGGCCCGGGGCGACGGTTGAAGGGGAGTATGGGCGCCTGCGGCGACTCGGATTCCCGCCCGGGACCCTGGTCCATCCTCCGGATCTGGTCCCCCTGTTCCTCGGCGACGAGTCGGAGACCCCGGGCACGTGCAGCGTGCTCCTGCGGAGGTCGGCCTTCGACCGGATCGGAGGCTTCGTCGAGTCCTTCCGCGGAATGTACGAGGACCAGGCTTTCTTCTACAAGTTGTGCCTGGAGCTGCCGGTCTACCTGTCCGGCGAAGTGACTTCCCTCTACCGCCAGCATCCCGATTCGGCCTGCCACGTGGCGGTCCGCGAGAATGTTTACGACCCCCATGGGAGGAGCCTGTCGCAGGATGTGTTCCTGGATTGGCTCGCGGCTTACGTCGCGGATCGACTCCGTTCGCGGGACGCCCCCGCGAGGCACCTCCCCGACGCGGTGAAGGATGAACTGCTCTGTCGCCTGGGGTTCGCCCCGTTCCACCGGTTTCGGAGGCTGCTCCGGAAGGCCGCGAGGCGCGCCCCCTTGTGGCGTCGGATCCGCGCCCGCCTCTCGCGGTTCCGGGACAAGGTCGTTTAG
- a CDS encoding glycosyltransferase family 2 protein: protein MLDGRIRPARVAAEVRLVHGPTDIPCGQDELIAICVMRNGERYVDQFVRHHIGLGVKHIVFLDNGSTDGTVPAACRHERVTVLRCLLPYSRYENAMKAYLARRFSEGRWNLCCDIDELFDYPYSDRVALDELLRYLSGGGFTAVVAQMLDFFPEGPLSGAGDDPTIPLESAYPCYDLSGIVATDYEWSRLSYEAVKMHSGGIRRLVFGTENGLTKAALVRVGDGLRLFQGWHHAVNALVADFTCVLRHYPFTGAFYEKVREAAATGRYGRVTSDEYRAYWMVLAPRPDLSLRLPTARRDAGTGRLLEEGFLVASPRFREWALSPSRRGPHRDGLPPAVDAMGPPGAKDF from the coding sequence ATGCTCGACGGTCGGATCCGGCCGGCGCGGGTCGCGGCCGAGGTCCGCCTCGTTCACGGGCCGACGGATATCCCTTGCGGGCAGGACGAGCTCATCGCCATCTGCGTGATGCGGAACGGCGAGCGTTACGTCGACCAGTTCGTCCGGCACCACATCGGCCTGGGCGTCAAGCACATCGTCTTCCTCGACAACGGTTCGACCGACGGCACCGTCCCCGCCGCGTGCCGGCACGAACGGGTGACGGTGCTCCGTTGCCTCCTGCCGTACTCCCGCTACGAGAACGCCATGAAGGCCTACCTGGCCCGGCGGTTTTCGGAGGGCAGGTGGAACCTCTGCTGCGACATCGACGAGCTCTTCGACTACCCGTACTCCGACCGCGTGGCCCTGGACGAGCTCCTCCGGTATCTCTCGGGAGGGGGCTTCACCGCGGTCGTGGCCCAGATGCTGGACTTCTTCCCCGAAGGCCCCCTGTCCGGGGCCGGCGACGACCCGACGATCCCCCTGGAGTCCGCGTACCCCTGCTATGACCTGTCCGGGATCGTCGCCACCGATTATGAGTGGTCTCGGCTGTCTTACGAGGCCGTGAAGATGCACTCCGGGGGCATCCGCCGACTCGTATTCGGCACGGAGAATGGATTGACGAAGGCGGCCCTCGTCCGCGTGGGCGACGGCCTCCGCCTCTTCCAGGGTTGGCACCACGCCGTGAACGCGCTGGTCGCGGACTTCACGTGCGTCCTGAGGCACTACCCGTTCACCGGCGCGTTCTACGAGAAGGTCCGCGAGGCGGCCGCGACGGGCAGGTATGGACGGGTGACGAGCGACGAGTACCGCGCCTACTGGATGGTCCTGGCGCCGCGGCCCGACCTCTCGCTCCGCTTGCCGACGGCCCGCCGCGACGCCGGCACGGGCAGGCTGCTGGAAGAAGGGTTCCTCGTGGCCTCTCCCCGGTTCCGGGAATGGGCCCTATCGCCGTCGCGGCGGGGGCCCCACCGGGACGGACTACCTCCGGCGGTCGACGCGATGGGCCCTCCCGGGGCGAAGGACTTCTAA
- a CDS encoding polysaccharide deacetylase family protein, whose amino-acid sequence MTRPSSPLGRARTWLRRRVFPESLILLYHRVAELASDPFGLAVSPRNFAEQMEVLRRHASPVPLRRLFAARPRPRGSVAVTFDDGYADNLLRARPQLERLDVPATAFIIGGHVGVTGEFWWDELEGMLLRPGRLPPSLALDLDGGTYQAELGASAAFDADDFERVRGWSFADDATPSPRHALYRDLYRLLQPMPPRTLRRVMGRLRAWAGAPPLTRPDYRPLSPDELVGLGEGGLVEIGAHTRSHPLLPSLGVDRQREEIRSGKTILEEILGRRVEHFSYPYGALSPETVAEVRDAGFVAACTTREEPVRRPGRPWELPRFWVGNWGGDEFAARVRRWFSA is encoded by the coding sequence GTGACGCGGCCATCCTCACCCCTCGGACGCGCCCGCACCTGGCTGCGGCGGCGGGTCTTCCCCGAGTCGCTGATCCTGCTGTACCATCGCGTCGCCGAGCTGGCCTCCGACCCGTTCGGGCTCGCGGTGTCTCCCCGCAACTTCGCCGAGCAGATGGAGGTGCTCAGGCGCCACGCGAGCCCCGTCCCTTTGCGCCGCCTGTTCGCCGCCCGGCCGCGCCCTCGCGGCTCCGTGGCCGTGACTTTCGACGACGGGTACGCGGACAATCTCCTGCGGGCTCGGCCCCAGCTCGAGCGATTGGACGTGCCCGCCACCGCGTTCATCATAGGCGGCCATGTCGGCGTCACCGGCGAATTCTGGTGGGACGAGCTGGAGGGGATGCTGCTCCGCCCCGGCAGGCTCCCCCCGTCCCTCGCCCTGGACCTCGACGGGGGGACTTATCAGGCCGAGCTGGGCGCGTCCGCGGCATTCGATGCGGACGACTTCGAGCGGGTTCGAGGCTGGAGCTTCGCCGACGACGCGACCCCGAGCCCCCGCCACGCCCTGTATCGCGATCTCTACCGGCTGCTCCAGCCCATGCCCCCTCGAACGCTCCGGCGGGTCATGGGCCGGCTCCGCGCGTGGGCCGGGGCCCCGCCCCTGACCCGCCCCGACTATCGGCCGCTGTCGCCCGATGAGCTGGTCGGGCTCGGGGAGGGGGGACTCGTCGAGATCGGGGCCCATACGCGTTCCCATCCGCTCCTCCCTTCCCTCGGCGTGGACCGGCAGAGGGAGGAGATTCGATCCGGAAAGACGATCCTCGAGGAGATCCTCGGTCGCCGGGTGGAACACTTTTCCTACCCATACGGCGCACTCTCGCCGGAGACGGTCGCGGAGGTCCGCGATGCGGGGTTCGTCGCGGCCTGTACGACCCGGGAGGAGCCGGTACGCCGGCCCGGTCGCCCATGGGAGCTGCCGAGGTTCTGGGTGGGGAATTGGGGCGGGGACGAATTCGCCGCCAGGGTACGACGCTGGTTTTCCGCCTGA
- a CDS encoding class I SAM-dependent methyltransferase, with protein MTEGALKVLQSSWRLWGRRRSRRALALRLALGPAPVSREWGFDRGTPIDRFYIEGFLRRCSSDVKGRVLEVGDDAYTRRFGGGRVDRSDVLHLEEGNPLATFVADLTNAGHLPSEAFDCIILTQTLQFIYDVRAASGTLHRILRPGGTLLLTVPGVTRINRGEWPGSWHWSFTTDSAARLFGETFGPGNVAVEGHGNVMAACAFLYGLACEDVRRSDLDRRDPEYQVIVAVRAVKGGGAAP; from the coding sequence ATGACGGAGGGTGCCCTGAAAGTGCTTCAATCTTCCTGGAGACTTTGGGGCCGTCGGCGATCCCGCAGGGCCCTCGCCCTCCGCCTCGCGCTCGGCCCGGCCCCGGTCAGCCGCGAGTGGGGGTTCGACCGGGGCACACCGATCGATCGGTTCTACATCGAGGGGTTCCTGAGACGCTGCTCGAGCGACGTGAAGGGCCGCGTCCTGGAAGTCGGCGACGACGCGTACACGAGGCGATTCGGCGGGGGGCGAGTGGACCGCAGCGACGTCCTCCACCTCGAGGAAGGGAACCCCCTCGCGACCTTCGTGGCCGACCTGACGAATGCCGGCCACCTGCCGTCGGAGGCGTTCGACTGCATCATCCTGACCCAGACCCTCCAGTTCATCTACGACGTGCGGGCGGCGAGCGGTACCCTCCATCGGATCCTCCGTCCCGGCGGGACCCTCCTCCTCACCGTCCCGGGCGTCACGCGAATCAACCGCGGCGAGTGGCCGGGCTCCTGGCACTGGAGCTTCACGACGGACTCGGCCGCCAGGCTGTTCGGGGAAACCTTCGGGCCGGGGAACGTCGCGGTCGAAGGCCACGGGAATGTCATGGCCGCCTGCGCCTTCCTCTATGGGCTCGCGTGCGAGGATGTCCGGCGGTCCGACCTCGATCGTCGGGATCCCGAGTACCAGGTCATCGTCGCCGTCCGCGCCGTGAAGGGCGGGGGAGCGGCCCCGTGA